Proteins from one Streptosporangium becharense genomic window:
- a CDS encoding alpha/beta fold hydrolase, whose product MNTATTAEQTLTLADGRRMGYTVLGDPSGRPCLLVHGYSSSRWVAGWTLPDTLLYRHGVRLVSVDRPGYGRSTPHPDAGFTAWACDAAELIAHLGFGRVAVIGVSMGAGPALALGAAHPDLVTATTVLSGMAPVEPGERWAPASRGDALYWRLARRAPRVLRRLCSLSAVMTAAAARGDTDRLIARVQRGLPPADRAVFRELLDGADSGARAAFLADVRESTRQGGAAMADDLRRYLRPWDFDPADVAGPVRLWHGLDDPKVPVALARRLADRLPDATATFVPGGHLAPFSHRDEIIAPLGAAGSPSEDR is encoded by the coding sequence ATGAACACCGCCACCACCGCGGAGCAGACCCTCACCCTCGCCGACGGCCGGCGGATGGGATACACCGTCCTCGGTGACCCCTCCGGACGACCGTGCCTGCTCGTTCACGGCTACTCCTCCTCCCGCTGGGTGGCGGGATGGACCCTGCCCGACACTCTGCTGTACCGGCACGGCGTGCGCCTGGTCTCCGTCGACCGGCCGGGCTACGGCCGGTCGACGCCGCATCCGGACGCGGGATTCACCGCCTGGGCATGCGACGCCGCCGAACTCATCGCCCACCTCGGCTTCGGCCGCGTCGCCGTCATCGGCGTGTCCATGGGGGCCGGTCCCGCTCTGGCACTCGGCGCCGCCCATCCCGACCTCGTCACCGCCACGACCGTCCTGAGCGGTATGGCGCCGGTCGAGCCCGGAGAGCGATGGGCCCCCGCCAGCCGCGGGGACGCTCTCTACTGGCGCCTGGCCCGACGTGCTCCCCGGGTGCTGCGCCGGCTGTGCTCGCTCTCCGCCGTGATGACGGCCGCCGCCGCCCGCGGTGACACCGACAGACTCATCGCCCGTGTCCAGCGCGGTCTCCCCCCTGCCGACCGGGCGGTCTTTCGCGAACTGCTCGACGGTGCCGACAGCGGCGCGCGGGCCGCCTTCCTCGCCGACGTGCGGGAGAGCACCCGGCAGGGTGGGGCGGCCATGGCCGACGACCTGCGGCGGTACCTACGGCCCTGGGACTTCGATCCCGCCGACGTCGCCGGGCCCGTGCGCCTGTGGCACGGGCTCGACGACCCCAAGGTCCCGGTCGCGCTGGCCCGCCGGTTGGCGGACCGGCTCCCCGACGCGACGGCGACGTTCGTGCCCGGCGGCCATCTGGCTCCCTTCTCCCACCGCGACGAGATCATCGCTCCGCTGGGAGCGGCCGGGAGCCCGTCCGAGGACCGGTGA
- a CDS encoding PadR family transcriptional regulator, whose translation MSLQMALLTLISSGGPRSGYDLNRDFEGILKFVWHAKPTQVYPELRRLAAEGLIREQAEGSRGRRPYEITEEGLRVLRDWLTTTSADHSQRNETVLRSFALWLVHPEEAQAFLREEMEYHRARLRGMRATKKGLDPGRPADRAALLGVEAGIRRLEAMVSWAEWAIDTVADWPADTGDALSGSGAG comes from the coding sequence ATGTCGCTACAGATGGCCCTGCTCACTTTGATCAGTTCCGGAGGCCCGCGCAGCGGCTACGACCTCAACCGCGACTTCGAGGGCATCCTGAAGTTCGTCTGGCACGCCAAGCCCACCCAGGTCTATCCCGAGCTGCGGCGGCTGGCCGCCGAAGGACTCATCCGGGAGCAGGCCGAGGGCTCCCGGGGACGGCGCCCCTACGAGATCACCGAAGAGGGACTGCGCGTGCTCCGCGACTGGCTGACGACCACCTCGGCAGACCACTCCCAGCGCAACGAGACGGTGCTGCGCTCCTTCGCCCTGTGGCTCGTCCACCCCGAGGAGGCCCAGGCATTCCTGCGTGAGGAGATGGAGTACCACCGGGCGAGGCTGCGCGGAATGCGGGCCACGAAGAAGGGTCTCGACCCCGGCCGACCCGCTGATCGCGCGGCCCTGCTGGGTGTCGAAGCCGGAATCCGGCGGCTGGAGGCGATGGTCTCCTGGGCCGAGTGGGCGATCGACACCGTGGCGGACTGGCCCGCGGACACCGGCGACGCGCTCAGTGGGAGCGGAGCGGGCTGA
- a CDS encoding zinc-dependent alcohol dehydrogenase family protein, giving the protein MRATLMYGAGDVRIETVPDPVLREPTDALVRVVRACVCGSDLHPYHTMPATTEGTPMGHEFVGVVEETGPEVTTVSRGDLVIAPFAWSDGTCEFCREGLQTSCLHGGFWGADGIGGGQAEAVRVPLADGTLVKAPVGEDSELLPGLLTLSDVYGTGYHAAKSAGVGPGDSVVVIGDGAVGLLAVLSARQLGAEQIILMGRHKDRTGLGVEFGATDVIAERGDEGIAKVRELTGGHGAAKVLEAVGHMPAYTQAVGVVRPGGVISRVGVPQYDDAPVGFTTLFGPNITLTGGPAPARAYIERLMPGVLDGTVQPGRVFDRTIGLEQVSDGYRAMDRRESLKVLIRP; this is encoded by the coding sequence ATGCGAGCAACGCTCATGTACGGGGCGGGTGATGTGCGGATCGAGACGGTCCCGGACCCGGTGCTGCGGGAGCCGACCGACGCACTGGTACGGGTGGTGCGGGCCTGCGTCTGCGGGTCGGACCTGCACCCGTACCACACCATGCCGGCCACGACCGAGGGCACTCCGATGGGCCACGAGTTCGTCGGCGTCGTGGAGGAGACCGGCCCCGAGGTCACCACCGTGAGCAGGGGCGATCTGGTGATCGCACCGTTCGCGTGGTCGGACGGCACGTGCGAGTTCTGCCGGGAAGGCTTGCAGACCTCCTGCCTGCACGGCGGTTTCTGGGGTGCGGACGGGATCGGCGGGGGCCAGGCCGAGGCCGTCCGCGTCCCCCTGGCGGACGGGACGCTGGTCAAGGCGCCCGTCGGCGAGGACTCCGAACTCCTCCCCGGCCTGCTGACCCTGTCGGACGTGTACGGCACGGGCTATCACGCCGCCAAGAGCGCGGGCGTCGGCCCCGGCGATTCGGTCGTGGTGATCGGCGACGGCGCGGTCGGCCTGCTGGCGGTGCTGTCGGCCAGGCAGCTGGGCGCCGAGCAGATCATCCTGATGGGCCGCCACAAGGACCGTACCGGCCTGGGGGTGGAGTTCGGCGCCACCGACGTGATCGCCGAACGCGGGGACGAGGGGATCGCGAAGGTCCGCGAGCTGACCGGCGGTCACGGCGCGGCCAAAGTGCTGGAGGCGGTCGGCCACATGCCCGCCTACACCCAGGCCGTCGGCGTGGTCCGGCCCGGCGGGGTGATCTCCCGGGTCGGGGTGCCGCAGTACGACGACGCCCCGGTCGGATTCACCACCCTGTTCGGCCCGAACATCACCCTGACCGGCGGGCCGGCCCCGGCCCGCGCCTACATCGAGCGGCTGATGCCGGGTGTGCTGGACGGGACCGTCCAGCCCGGCAGGGTCTTCGACCGCACCATCGGCCTGGAGCAGGTGTCCGACGGCTACCGCGCCATGGACCGGCGCGAATCCCTCAAGGTCCTCATCCGGCCGTAG
- a CDS encoding helix-turn-helix domain-containing protein codes for MKRQVSYRWRLCEVMAAHGMFTISDLVPLLVERGIDLSVSQIHRLATGVPERLSLPVLAALCDIFTCTPTDLIATKAENAVVRKTATDDGSVNLNAQRPPARRPAPDAVPAVAARHPQPDHRTRSPADGGQIRYLALPPPTPAVRRKETDHREANPAGPR; via the coding sequence ATGAAACGCCAGGTCAGCTACCGATGGCGGCTGTGCGAGGTCATGGCAGCCCACGGCATGTTCACCATCAGCGACCTCGTCCCACTGCTGGTCGAGCGCGGCATCGACCTGTCGGTCTCCCAGATCCACCGGCTGGCCACCGGCGTCCCGGAGCGCCTCTCACTTCCCGTTCTCGCCGCGCTCTGCGACATCTTCACCTGCACCCCGACCGACCTGATCGCCACCAAAGCCGAGAACGCCGTCGTTCGCAAGACCGCCACCGACGATGGGTCGGTCAACCTCAATGCACAGCGTCCTCCCGCCCGCAGACCGGCACCTGATGCTGTTCCAGCGGTGGCTGCGCGACACCCTCAACCAGATCACCGAACCCGATCGCCGGCAGATGGTGGCCAGATTCGCTACCTGGCGCTGCCTCCGCCGACTCCGGCGGTTCGCCGAAAAGAAACCGATCACCGAGAAGCAAACCCAGCAGGCCCGAGGTGA
- a CDS encoding tyrosine-type recombinase/integrase, with protein sequence MFKVAYREALGLDPGLDFHGLRRSYVTHLIEAGRDPMFVQFQCGHEHASTTSLYTCVSSDFRTRTLRRALDETLAAALEPPRRKTR encoded by the coding sequence TTGTTCAAGGTCGCCTACCGCGAGGCCCTCGGCCTGGATCCTGGCCTGGACTTCCATGGGCTGCGCCGTTCCTATGTCACCCACCTCATCGAGGCGGGCCGCGATCCGATGTTCGTCCAGTTCCAGTGCGGTCACGAGCACGCCAGCACCACGTCTCTCTACACCTGCGTCTCCTCCGACTTCCGCACCCGCACCCTGCGCCGGGCCTTGGATGAGACCCTGGCCGCCGCTCTCGAACCGCCCAGAAGGAAGACACGATGA
- a CDS encoding FG-GAP-like repeat-containing protein — translation MTSLLVTLCLLLQVGFQPAASAATTVTLNFAMPEGFDRAELTAWANEFNNRNDLLSETIQEEIAAHPANFPGARDLEPREFDGAFTVTSTGVSVTVESDVHTSNLSWWEEALMWVSVTAGGLVFRVVCVIGLVPAMPATPSLAKGICASLQVIISKGIVLLITVLEDGPARDWAFWERALGSLIVDAVSALVWEVWLGPFAMSKVESGYSLSSAFEKIRDGFLSVANTIERWWGSSAGFFRTLANVVGGRGPGTAESLLELATARGWMPRTANLRVMPMGDSITVGYGGIGDSTEKYVGYRRELLSGLQTAGHSVDFVGSQDSGAGSISDSDHEGHGGWRIDQIDDIAECTVRRNRPNVVLLHIGTNDMNRNFDVGNAHHRLAALIRKITNAAPETTVLVSGLVPSQDDAINARIAAYNSRIPDMARNLAAEGRRVRALSMGAVTEADLRDKLHPGQRGYDKMGRVFHSAISAALRERVIASPVAGNPSACQMPQPADPAEGWNAVEQISAGYGYLRDWVRFADMDGDNRDDYVVLQDLGQVRAWLNGGDGRSWTWKGELNAGYGYPRDWVRFADMDGDNRDDYVVLQDLGQVRAWLNNGVGQSWTWKGELAGYGYPRDWVRLEDVNGDGLDDYVVIQDRGELRAWINNGPGKGFTWQGEINPGYGYPRDWVRLEDINADKKVDYLVVQDNGQVRAWLNDLGGKGWVWQGAIIGDVGVDRNNVRLADVNGDRKADYLGIGPLGQIGAWFNDRYPGGPTPGNPAPVDPGPPPASPGEGWNHIVQISAGYSYPRDWVRFADMNGDNRDDYVILQDLGQVRAWQNDGTGQSWTWKGELNPGYGYPRDWVRLADMNGDNRDDYVILQDLGQVRAWQNDGDGQSWTWKGELNPGYGYPRDWVRLEDVNGDGLDDYLVLQDEGELRAWINNGPGKGWTWKGEINPGYGYPRDWVRLEDVNGDRKVDYLVVQDNGQVRAWLNDLGGKGWIWQGQIIGDVGVDRDNVRLHDVNGDRKADYLGIGPLGQIGAWFNDRYPGTPDNPPPAAPIPPDGWPPLCVANRCP, via the coding sequence GTGACGTCCCTGCTCGTCACCCTGTGCCTGCTTCTTCAGGTCGGCTTTCAGCCGGCGGCGAGCGCCGCGACCACGGTCACGCTGAACTTCGCGATGCCCGAGGGGTTCGATCGGGCCGAACTGACCGCGTGGGCGAACGAGTTCAACAACCGCAACGACCTCCTCAGCGAGACCATCCAGGAGGAGATCGCGGCGCATCCCGCCAACTTCCCTGGGGCGCGTGACCTGGAACCGCGCGAGTTCGACGGCGCCTTCACCGTGACGTCCACCGGCGTGTCGGTCACGGTGGAATCGGACGTGCACACCAGCAACCTGTCCTGGTGGGAGGAGGCGCTGATGTGGGTCAGCGTCACCGCCGGTGGACTCGTGTTCCGGGTGGTGTGCGTCATCGGCCTGGTCCCCGCGATGCCGGCGACTCCGAGCCTCGCCAAGGGGATTTGCGCTAGCCTGCAGGTGATCATCAGCAAGGGCATCGTCCTGTTGATCACGGTTCTCGAAGACGGGCCGGCAAGGGACTGGGCCTTCTGGGAGAGGGCGCTGGGATCCCTCATCGTCGACGCCGTCTCCGCGTTGGTCTGGGAGGTCTGGCTCGGCCCGTTCGCCATGAGCAAGGTCGAGAGCGGCTACTCGCTCAGCTCCGCCTTCGAGAAGATCCGCGACGGGTTCCTGTCGGTCGCGAACACGATCGAACGCTGGTGGGGCTCATCGGCCGGCTTCTTCAGGACGCTGGCCAATGTGGTGGGCGGACGCGGCCCCGGGACCGCGGAAAGTCTGCTCGAGCTGGCCACCGCACGAGGTTGGATGCCCCGCACGGCCAACCTGCGGGTGATGCCGATGGGCGATTCGATCACCGTGGGCTACGGAGGGATCGGCGACAGCACCGAGAAATACGTCGGTTACCGGCGCGAACTGCTGAGCGGGTTGCAGACGGCCGGCCACTCGGTGGACTTCGTCGGCTCCCAGGACTCGGGCGCGGGCTCCATCTCCGACTCCGACCACGAAGGCCACGGCGGCTGGCGGATCGACCAGATCGACGACATCGCCGAATGCACCGTACGCCGCAACCGGCCCAACGTCGTCCTGCTGCACATCGGGACCAACGACATGAACCGGAACTTCGACGTCGGGAACGCCCACCATCGGCTCGCCGCCCTGATCCGCAAGATCACCAATGCCGCTCCGGAGACCACGGTACTGGTCAGCGGGCTCGTACCGTCGCAGGACGACGCGATCAACGCGCGGATCGCCGCGTATAACTCCCGGATCCCGGACATGGCCAGGAATCTCGCCGCCGAGGGCCGGCGCGTGCGGGCCCTCAGCATGGGCGCCGTCACCGAGGCCGATCTGAGGGACAAGCTCCACCCCGGCCAGCGCGGCTACGACAAGATGGGGAGAGTCTTCCACAGCGCGATCAGCGCGGCGCTCCGTGAGCGTGTCATCGCCAGCCCGGTCGCCGGCAACCCGTCGGCGTGCCAGATGCCCCAGCCCGCCGACCCCGCCGAAGGCTGGAACGCCGTCGAGCAGATCTCCGCGGGATACGGCTACCTCCGTGACTGGGTGCGGTTCGCCGACATGGACGGTGACAACCGGGACGACTACGTGGTCCTCCAGGACCTGGGGCAGGTCCGAGCCTGGTTGAACGGCGGCGACGGCCGCAGCTGGACATGGAAGGGCGAGCTCAACGCCGGCTACGGCTACCCCCGTGACTGGGTGCGGTTCGCCGACATGGACGGCGACAACCGGGACGACTACGTGGTCCTCCAGGACCTGGGGCAGGTCCGAGCCTGGTTGAACAACGGCGTCGGCCAGAGCTGGACATGGAAGGGCGAACTCGCGGGCTATGGCTACCCGCGCGACTGGGTGCGCTTGGAGGATGTCAACGGCGACGGCCTCGACGACTACGTGGTCATCCAGGACCGCGGCGAGCTCCGGGCCTGGATCAACAACGGCCCGGGCAAGGGCTTCACGTGGCAGGGCGAGATCAACCCCGGCTACGGCTACCCCCGCGACTGGGTCCGCCTGGAGGACATCAACGCCGACAAGAAGGTCGACTACCTCGTCGTCCAGGACAACGGACAGGTCCGCGCCTGGCTCAACGACCTCGGCGGCAAGGGGTGGGTCTGGCAGGGCGCCATCATCGGCGACGTCGGAGTCGACCGGAACAACGTGAGACTCGCCGACGTCAACGGCGACCGGAAGGCCGACTACCTCGGGATCGGCCCCCTGGGCCAGATCGGCGCCTGGTTCAACGACCGCTACCCCGGTGGCCCCACCCCCGGCAACCCGGCGCCGGTCGACCCCGGCCCCCCGCCCGCCAGTCCCGGGGAGGGCTGGAACCACATCGTCCAGATCTCCGCGGGCTACAGCTATCCGCGTGACTGGGTGCGCTTCGCCGACATGAACGGCGACAACCGGGACGACTACGTCATCCTCCAGGACCTGGGCCAGGTCCGGGCCTGGCAGAACGACGGCACCGGTCAGAGCTGGACATGGAAGGGCGAACTCAACCCCGGCTACGGCTACCCCCGCGACTGGGTCCGCCTGGCCGACATGAACGGCGACAACCGGGACGACTACGTCATCCTCCAGGACCTGGGCCAGGTCCGGGCCTGGCAGAACGACGGCGACGGCCAGAGCTGGACATGGAAGGGCGAACTCAACCCGGGCTACGGCTACCCCCGTGACTGGGTGCGCTTGGAGGATGTCAACGGCGACGGCCTCGACGACTACCTGGTCCTCCAGGACGAGGGCGAGCTCCGCGCCTGGATCAACAACGGCCCCGGCAAGGGCTGGACGTGGAAGGGTGAGATCAACCCGGGCTACGGCTATCCGCGCGACTGGGTGCGCCTGGAGGACGTCAACGGCGACCGGAAGGTCGACTACCTCGTCGTCCAGGACAACGGACAGGTCCGCGCCTGGCTCAACGACCTCGGCGGCAAGGGATGGATCTGGCAGGGCCAGATCATCGGCGACGTCGGAGTCGACCGCGACAATGTGCGGCTCCACGACGTCAACGGCGACCGGAAGGCCGACTACCTCGGGATCGGCCCCCTGGGCCAGATCGGCGCCTGGTTCAACGACCGCTACCCCGGCACCCCGGACAACCCACCGCCCGCGGCCCCCATCCCACCCGACGGGTGGCCTCCGCTCTGCGTCGCCAACCGCTGCCCGTGA